One segment of Sinorhizobium sp. BG8 DNA contains the following:
- the rlmH gene encoding 23S rRNA (pseudouridine(1915)-N(3))-methyltransferase RlmH: MRIGLFAVGRLKAGPEKELAARYLDRFAKSGPAIGLELGKVVEVGESRASNPDTRKREEAGLLQKALPDTAVLILLDERGKALDSEAFAGLVGGFRDSGKREMMIAIGGADGLDPTLHGRADATICLGKMTWPHQLVRILIAEQLYRAVTILSGHPYHRA; the protein is encoded by the coding sequence ATGCGAATTGGTCTCTTTGCCGTGGGACGGCTGAAAGCCGGCCCGGAAAAGGAACTTGCCGCGCGCTATCTGGACCGTTTTGCGAAGTCGGGGCCTGCCATCGGCCTTGAACTCGGTAAGGTGGTGGAAGTCGGTGAAAGCCGTGCGTCAAACCCCGATACCCGCAAACGCGAGGAGGCGGGGCTCCTGCAGAAAGCCTTGCCCGATACCGCAGTCCTCATCCTGCTCGACGAGCGCGGCAAGGCGCTCGACTCCGAAGCCTTTGCCGGGTTGGTTGGCGGATTTCGCGATTCAGGCAAACGCGAGATGATGATTGCGATCGGCGGTGCCGATGGCCTCGACCCGACGCTTCATGGCCGTGCGGATGCCACGATCTGTCTGGGAAAAATGACCTGGCCGCATCAGCTCGTGCGCATCCTGATCGCCGAGCAACTCTATCGCGCCGTAACGATCCTCTCGGGTCATCCCTATCACCGCGCGTGA
- a CDS encoding murein hydrolase activator EnvC encodes MAGTRQGKTLTALWAAGLLSGLSFLVFPTERSSAEDHTAPPQTSSAVSAGEVDPAAALALRRDSTRRELEALSKTISLSQEKTHALEASIGQLEKDRATLRDAIVASARNRKEMESKILAGEKRLSDMRGKEDETKLSLRERRGLLAEVLAALQRMGRNPPPALLVTPEDALASVRSAILLGAVVPGIRSETDKLVADLRSLMEVRVQISKEKADLASAMTERLEEEKRSELLIMQNEKLASENTRTLEAERRRSTELAGRATSLEGLIGSLEREISSVRDAADLARRQLEERAKQTEAERERARAMVSEGMPDKNRIAPAYAFSELQKTLDYPVAGETLRQFGDADGTGHPSQGLVLATNAGALVTAPADGWVVFAGTFRSYGRMIILNTGDGYHLVMSGMEKVNVREGQFVVAGEPLATMGEKRVASVSALALETDRPTLYIEFRKNGKTVDSRPWWSATDSGKARNDS; translated from the coding sequence GTGGCAGGAACGAGACAAGGCAAAACTCTTACCGCTCTCTGGGCGGCAGGACTGCTGTCGGGTCTCTCTTTTCTCGTATTTCCTACAGAGCGCTCCTCGGCCGAAGACCATACCGCTCCCCCACAGACGAGCAGTGCCGTTTCGGCCGGCGAGGTCGATCCCGCTGCCGCGCTGGCGTTGCGTCGGGACAGTACGCGCCGGGAGCTCGAGGCACTCTCAAAGACAATATCGCTGAGCCAGGAAAAGACACACGCGCTGGAGGCGAGCATAGGCCAGCTCGAGAAGGATCGGGCGACACTGCGCGACGCCATCGTTGCCTCCGCCAGGAATCGCAAGGAGATGGAAAGCAAGATCCTGGCCGGCGAAAAGCGTTTGTCCGACATGCGCGGCAAGGAAGACGAGACAAAGTTGTCCTTGCGCGAGCGGCGCGGCCTGCTCGCCGAAGTTCTCGCGGCCCTGCAGCGCATGGGACGCAATCCGCCCCCTGCTCTCCTCGTCACGCCGGAGGACGCGTTGGCGTCCGTTCGCAGTGCGATCCTGCTCGGCGCGGTCGTGCCCGGCATCCGCAGTGAAACGGACAAGCTTGTCGCGGACCTGCGCTCGTTGATGGAGGTCAGGGTCCAGATAAGCAAGGAAAAGGCTGACCTCGCATCGGCGATGACGGAGCGGCTCGAGGAAGAGAAGCGCTCCGAGCTGCTCATCATGCAGAATGAAAAGCTCGCATCGGAGAATACCCGCACGCTCGAAGCCGAACGCCGCCGTTCGACGGAGCTTGCCGGTCGCGCAACATCTCTCGAGGGGTTGATCGGCAGCCTCGAACGGGAGATCAGCTCGGTGCGGGATGCCGCCGATCTGGCGCGCCGGCAACTGGAAGAAAGGGCCAAGCAGACCGAAGCCGAGCGCGAGCGCGCCAGGGCAATGGTCAGCGAGGGAATGCCTGACAAAAACCGTATTGCTCCCGCATACGCCTTTTCTGAATTGCAGAAGACGCTCGACTATCCCGTGGCGGGTGAAACGCTGCGGCAGTTCGGCGATGCCGATGGAACCGGTCATCCTTCACAGGGCTTGGTCCTTGCGACCAATGCCGGCGCACTGGTTACCGCGCCGGCCGACGGATGGGTTGTGTTCGCCGGAACGTTCCGCAGTTACGGCCGTATGATCATTCTCAATACCGGAGATGGATACCACCTCGTCATGTCCGGAATGGAGAAGGTGAACGTCCGGGAAGGACAGTTCGTCGTCGCCGGGGAACCGCTTGCGACGATGGGCGAAAAAAGAGTGGCAAGCGTCAGCGCTTTGGCGCTGGAAACCGACAGGCCAACGCTTTACATTGAATTCAGAAAGAATGGGAAGACGGTTGATTCCCGACCCTGGTGGTCCGCTACAGACTCTGGAAAGGCACGCAATGATTCGTAG
- the rsfS gene encoding ribosome silencing factor, translating into MLVLLTWKGNTLTTVHAKGSANRVFSKSPGRGDDAADRALQVVLASLEDSKAEDIVTINIAGKSALGDYMVVVSGRSNRHVTAIADHLLTDLKEEGLGNARVEGLESGDWVLIDSGDIIVHVFRPEVREFYNIERMWAAPEIEDGTLH; encoded by the coding sequence GTGCTTGTCCTGTTAACCTGGAAAGGAAATACTCTGACAACAGTGCACGCGAAGGGAAGCGCCAACCGCGTCTTCTCGAAAAGCCCGGGACGTGGCGACGATGCCGCCGACCGCGCGCTTCAGGTGGTCCTCGCAAGCCTCGAGGACTCGAAGGCAGAAGATATCGTCACCATCAACATTGCGGGAAAGTCCGCACTCGGCGACTACATGGTGGTCGTGTCGGGGCGCTCGAACCGTCATGTCACGGCGATTGCCGATCACCTCCTCACCGACCTCAAGGAAGAAGGGCTGGGCAACGCCCGCGTCGAGGGCCTGGAGTCCGGGGATTGGGTTCTGATCGACTCCGGCGATATCATCGTCCATGTGTTCCGCCCCGAAGTGCGGGAGTTCTACAACATCGAAAGGATGTGGGCGGCTCCCGAGATCGAGGATGGAACGCTGCATTGA
- a CDS encoding nicotinate-nucleotide adenylyltransferase, translating to MPYVEKGMVVGLFGGSFNPPHEGHVLVADIALRRLGLDQLWWMVTPGNPLKDHRELAPLGQRIALSEAMTPDPRIKVTAFEKTLGQAYTEKTLEIVRARNTGVRFIWVMGADNLKTFDRWQNWRKIVHTFPIAVIDRPGSTLAYLSSKMARTFGYARLDEEDAMALARHSAPAWTFIHGPRSPLSSTALRDHS from the coding sequence ATGCCGTATGTCGAGAAAGGCATGGTCGTCGGCCTCTTTGGCGGATCCTTCAATCCGCCGCACGAAGGGCACGTCCTGGTCGCCGACATTGCGCTCAGGCGCCTTGGACTTGATCAGCTCTGGTGGATGGTGACGCCGGGAAATCCATTGAAGGACCATCGCGAACTTGCCCCGCTCGGCCAGCGGATCGCATTGAGCGAAGCGATGACACCCGATCCGCGCATCAAGGTCACCGCCTTTGAGAAGACATTGGGGCAGGCCTACACGGAAAAGACGCTGGAAATCGTGCGCGCTCGAAACACCGGTGTCCGCTTCATCTGGGTCATGGGGGCCGACAATCTGAAGACCTTCGACCGTTGGCAGAACTGGCGAAAGATCGTCCACACATTTCCGATCGCTGTGATCGATCGCCCCGGCTCGACGCTTGCCTATCTCTCTTCGAAAATGGCCAGGACCTTCGGATATGCGCGTCTCGACGAGGAGGACGCGATGGCGCTTGCGCGCCACAGTGCGCCGGCGTGGACATTCATTCACGGTCCGCGATCGCCGCTGAGTTCGACTGCGCTGCGGGATCACTCTTGA